The Actinopolyspora erythraea genome has a segment encoding these proteins:
- a CDS encoding amino acid deaminase, whose protein sequence is MRAATMDRASVEALHDERIDWRFKGMPSEAFGNTVAEFLRSRPDITRNGFVGPLLLLDRAALEHNLATMAEWCADRGVLLAPHGKTTMAPQLFQRQLEHGAWAMTAATVSQLRVYRAFGVSRVLLANQLVDVSGLRWLAGELDADPGFSFGCWVDSVAGVRLMTEVLTEERPRRPVDVLVELGGEHGRTGARTVAEAVEVARAVAASPVLRLVGVSGYEGAISHDLSDEDLTAVDTYLAGIREAVARIAEAGMFDETGEIVVTAGGSSYFDQVAEVLTAPWELDSPVVPVLRSGSYVTHDHGLYRTMSPFGRAHRLAGPEQPFRAAMRILAQVISRPDPGLALLTLGRRDASFDQEPPQPRTLLARDGTTRPLSDSRITELADQHAFMSVPADSGIAVGDWVECGLSHPCTTFDKWQLVPLVDGTEVVDLVRTFF, encoded by the coding sequence GTGCGGGCAGCGACGATGGACCGGGCCTCGGTCGAAGCCCTTCACGACGAACGGATCGACTGGCGCTTCAAGGGGATGCCGTCCGAAGCGTTCGGAAACACGGTCGCCGAGTTCCTCCGGAGCCGACCCGACATCACCCGGAACGGTTTCGTGGGCCCGTTACTGCTGCTGGACCGAGCCGCTCTGGAGCACAACCTGGCGACGATGGCCGAGTGGTGCGCGGACCGGGGGGTGCTGCTGGCCCCGCACGGCAAAACGACCATGGCTCCACAGCTGTTCCAGCGGCAGCTGGAACACGGCGCCTGGGCGATGACCGCGGCGACCGTCAGTCAGCTCAGGGTCTACCGCGCGTTCGGGGTCAGCCGGGTGCTGCTGGCCAACCAGTTGGTCGACGTGAGCGGGCTGCGCTGGCTGGCCGGGGAGCTGGACGCGGATCCCGGATTCTCGTTCGGGTGCTGGGTGGACTCCGTGGCGGGCGTGCGCCTGATGACCGAAGTTCTCACCGAGGAGCGGCCACGACGGCCCGTCGACGTGCTGGTGGAGCTCGGTGGAGAGCACGGCCGCACCGGCGCCAGAACCGTCGCGGAGGCGGTCGAGGTCGCACGTGCCGTCGCCGCGAGCCCCGTGCTGCGGCTGGTGGGCGTCAGCGGCTACGAGGGGGCGATCTCGCACGATCTCAGTGACGAGGACCTGACCGCGGTGGACACCTACCTGGCGGGAATACGCGAAGCGGTAGCGCGCATCGCCGAGGCCGGCATGTTCGACGAGACCGGGGAGATCGTCGTCACGGCGGGGGGAAGTTCCTACTTCGACCAGGTCGCCGAAGTCCTCACCGCACCGTGGGAACTGGACTCACCGGTGGTTCCCGTGCTGCGGAGCGGTTCGTACGTCACCCACGACCACGGCCTGTACCGCACCATGTCCCCGTTCGGGCGCGCTCACCGCCTGGCGGGGCCCGAACAACCGTTCCGGGCCGCCATGCGGATCCTCGCCCAGGTGATCTCCCGTCCCGATCCCGGGCTGGCACTGCTCACCCTGGGCAGGCGGGACGCGTCCTTCGACCAGGAACCACCCCAGCCGCGCACCCTGCTGGCGCGGGACGGCACCACGCGACCGCTGAGCGACTCGCGCATCACCGAGCTGGCGGACCAGCACGCCTTCATGTCGGTGCCCGCCGACTCCGGGATCGCCGTGGGGGACTGGGTCGAGTGCGGCCTCTCGCACCCCTGCACGACTTTCGACAAGTGGCAGCTCGTACCGCTGGTCGACGGCACGGAGGTCGTCGACCTGGTGCGCACTTTCTTCTGA
- a CDS encoding RidA family protein has protein sequence MSRTVVTTSNAPTPPAGVPLSQAVCKGNLVQVSGQTGVDPTTGRPVSDSVAEQTEQALRNVFAILEEAGAGVEDVLMLRVYLTDVTHFAEMNQTYARVVGDPYPARTTVYVGLPPHLLVEIDALAVRG, from the coding sequence ATGTCGCGGACCGTCGTGACGACTTCCAACGCCCCCACCCCGCCGGCGGGAGTTCCGCTCTCGCAGGCGGTGTGCAAGGGCAACCTGGTGCAGGTGTCCGGCCAGACCGGGGTGGATCCCACCACCGGTCGCCCGGTCTCCGACTCCGTCGCGGAGCAGACCGAACAGGCGCTGCGTAACGTCTTCGCCATCCTGGAGGAGGCGGGAGCCGGAGTGGAGGACGTGCTCATGCTGCGGGTCTACCTCACCGACGTGACCCACTTCGCGGAGATGAACCAGACCTACGCCCGCGTGGTCGGGGACCCCTACCCGGCGCGAACCACGGTCTACGTGGGTTTGCCACCCCACCTGCTCGTCGAGATCGACGCGTTGGCCGTGCGCGGGTAG
- a CDS encoding IclR family transcriptional regulator, with protein sequence MSQSLRRGLALLTELAEGPRNLDQLAEAVGVHKSTAMRLLRSLETDRFVKRSDTHHYRLGSALFELADRALDEIDVRDTARTHLLELGESTGHTVHLAVRENDQVVYVDKVDSTHAVRMYSRVGARAPLHCTAVGKVLLSEIEPARRRELVAALDRPALTDNTITDPEELLAELDRVSRSGYAVDRGEHEDFVHCIAAGVRDPRGEIVAAVSLSTPKVLLDFDELLGLTGELSRSCDRVSFELGWQPPDH encoded by the coding sequence ATGAGTCAGAGCCTGCGGCGCGGACTCGCGTTGTTGACCGAGTTGGCCGAAGGGCCCCGCAACCTCGACCAGCTCGCCGAGGCGGTAGGGGTGCACAAGTCCACCGCGATGCGGTTGTTGCGCTCGCTGGAGACGGACAGGTTCGTCAAACGCTCCGACACGCACCACTACCGACTCGGGAGTGCCCTGTTCGAACTCGCCGATCGCGCCTTGGACGAGATCGACGTGCGGGACACGGCTCGCACCCACCTGCTCGAACTGGGGGAGAGCACCGGGCACACCGTCCACCTCGCGGTTCGCGAGAACGATCAGGTCGTCTACGTGGACAAGGTGGACAGTACCCACGCGGTGCGGATGTACTCCCGTGTGGGAGCACGAGCACCACTGCACTGCACCGCCGTGGGAAAGGTGCTGCTCTCCGAGATCGAACCCGCGCGGCGCCGGGAACTCGTCGCCGCGCTGGATCGCCCCGCGCTCACGGACAACACCATCACCGACCCCGAGGAGTTGTTGGCCGAACTGGACCGGGTCTCACGGTCCGGTTATGCCGTTGACCGCGGTGAACACGAGGACTTCGTGCACTGCATAGCCGCCGGAGTGCGCGATCCCCGTGGTGAGATCGTCGCCGCCGTGTCGCTGTCGACGCCGAAAGTGCTCCTCGACTTCGACGAGCTGCTCGGGTTGACCGGCGAACTGTCCCGCAGCTGCGACCGTGTCTCGTTCGAGCTCGGTTGGCAGCCACCGGATCACTGA